Proteins encoded by one window of Actinocorallia herbida:
- a CDS encoding tetratricopeptide repeat protein, with protein MGSADATPYTRRLLALLACFGPAPLPHTLILRPAVLRDFPGFEDITGASLWTALAALHRDGLLTPSPPDARVPLLHLTLPFPPAPPAPDPLHTAARALLIRAADALADPDRAPAWPLWCALSPHVFAALLPHPDHADPSPSPTNPDRTDPARTSPERTAPARTSPERTNPDHPDALRPGPSPDHTAPARTDLDRPDAGTPADDSRTNPDRTDASRTNPDHTDTGRTDTGRTDLDRADIDRADAGRTGLDRADAGRRGLDRADAERSELGRADPGRVELDRAGVDCADLGRGRRAVRDGGGGWRVDEGVVRAVPRCLRGLNAAGLFRVAESRGRACLAVLEGALGYGHTAAVAVRREIAAALAGRGLWIDAEAAYWEILDGAAYPPGDPDGLAMRRGIAAALGGQGRHGAAEDLYRELLEEHLRTLGPEAPATLAVLRGHAAALAGQGRYTEAEEAFRDIWHTELLTVGPAHPDTLATYHGVVTAMSGQERYEEAEPAFRHLLGERTAILGPDHPDTLATRFELALVILLLGRADEARAEIRSVLAARIDVLGPRHPLVETTRAHLP; from the coding sequence ATGGGCTCGGCGGACGCGACCCCCTACACGCGCAGGCTCCTCGCGCTCCTGGCGTGCTTCGGACCGGCCCCCCTCCCGCACACGCTGATCCTCCGCCCCGCGGTCCTCCGCGACTTCCCCGGCTTCGAGGACATCACCGGCGCGTCCCTCTGGACCGCCCTCGCCGCCCTCCACCGCGACGGCCTCCTCACCCCCTCCCCGCCCGACGCCCGAGTCCCCCTGCTCCACCTGACCCTTCCCTTTCCCCCCGCCCCTCCCGCCCCCGACCCCCTCCACACCGCCGCCCGCGCCCTCCTCATCCGCGCCGCCGACGCCCTGGCCGACCCCGACCGGGCCCCCGCCTGGCCCCTCTGGTGCGCCCTCTCCCCCCACGTCTTCGCCGCCCTCCTCCCCCACCCCGACCACGCCGACCCAAGCCCCTCCCCCACGAACCCCGACCGCACCGACCCGGCCCGCACAAGCCCCGAGCGCACCGCCCCCGCCCGTACAAGCCCCGAGCGCACGAACCCAGACCACCCGGACGCGCTCCGCCCCGGCCCGAGCCCCGACCACACGGCCCCCGCGCGCACCGACCTCGACCGTCCGGATGCCGGCACGCCCGCAGACGACTCCCGCACGAACCCCGACCGCACAGACGCGAGCCGCACGAATCCCGACCACACGGACACGGGGCGCACGGACACGGGGCGCACGGATCTCGATCGCGCGGACATCGACCGAGCGGACGCGGGGCGCACCGGCCTTGATCGTGCGGATGCGGGGCGCAGGGGGCTTGATCGTGCGGATGCGGAGCGTTCGGAACTCGGTCGTGCGGATCCGGGGCGGGTGGAACTCGATCGTGCGGGTGTCGACTGTGCGGATCTCGGTCGTGGGCGGCGGGCGGTGCGGGACGGGGGTGGCGGGTGGCGGGTGGACGAGGGGGTGGTGCGGGCGGTGCCGCGGTGCCTGCGGGGGTTGAACGCGGCCGGGTTGTTCCGGGTGGCCGAGTCGAGGGGACGGGCCTGTCTGGCGGTGCTGGAGGGGGCGCTCGGGTACGGGCACACGGCGGCGGTGGCGGTGCGGCGGGAGATCGCCGCGGCGCTCGCCGGGCGCGGGCTGTGGATCGACGCGGAAGCCGCGTACTGGGAGATCCTCGACGGGGCGGCGTACCCGCCCGGCGACCCGGACGGGCTCGCGATGCGGCGCGGCATCGCGGCGGCGCTCGGCGGGCAGGGCAGGCACGGTGCCGCCGAGGACCTGTACCGGGAGCTGCTCGAGGAGCATCTGCGGACGCTCGGCCCGGAGGCGCCCGCCACCCTCGCCGTGCTGCGCGGGCACGCCGCGGCGCTCGCCGGGCAGGGCCGCTACACCGAGGCCGAGGAGGCGTTCCGCGACATCTGGCACACCGAACTCCTCACGGTCGGCCCCGCGCACCCCGACACCCTCGCCACGTACCACGGCGTGGTCACGGCGATGAGCGGCCAGGAACGCTACGAGGAGGCGGAACCCGCCTTCCGCCACCTGCTCGGCGAGCGCACCGCGATCCTCGGTCCCGACCATCCCGACACCCTCGCCACCCGTTTCGAGCTGGCGCTGGTGATCCTCCTGCTCGGCCGGGCCGACGAGGCCCGCGCCGAGATCCGCTCGGTCCTCGCCGCCCGCATCGACGTCCTCGGCCCCCGCCACCCCCTGGTGGAGACCACCCGCGCCCACCTCCCCTGA
- a CDS encoding aspartate kinase encodes MALVVQKYGGSSVADADCVKRVAQRIVATKKAGNDVVVVVSAMGDTTDELIDLAQQVSPLPPARELDMLLTAGERISMAVLAMAIANLGHEAKSFTGSQAGVITDGSHGKAKIIDVTPGRLQNALADGSICIVAGFQGVSQDSKDITTLGRGGSDTTAVALAAALDADVCEIYTDVDGVFTADPRIVRTARQIPRISYEEMLELAASGAKILHLRCVEYARRYNIPIHVRSSFSQKEGTWVVASTEGTQVENAIISGVAHDRSQAKITVVGVPDKVGEAAGIFRLLAEAEINLDMVVQNVSAAATGKTDISFTLPAADGQAALAALNKAQERIGFDSLRFDDRIGKISLVGAGMRSHPGVTATYFGAIADAGVNIEMISTSEIRISVIVAQDDIDTAVAAAHRAFDLDADQVEAVVYGGTGR; translated from the coding sequence GTGGCTCTTGTCGTGCAGAAGTACGGCGGCTCCTCCGTCGCCGACGCCGACTGCGTGAAGCGGGTCGCTCAGCGCATCGTCGCCACCAAGAAGGCCGGTAATGATGTCGTCGTCGTGGTCTCCGCGATGGGCGATACGACGGACGAGCTGATCGACCTCGCCCAGCAGGTGTCCCCCCTTCCGCCCGCGCGGGAGCTGGACATGCTGCTGACGGCCGGGGAGCGGATCTCCATGGCGGTCCTCGCCATGGCCATCGCCAACCTCGGACACGAGGCCAAATCGTTCACCGGCTCCCAGGCCGGCGTGATCACCGACGGTTCGCACGGCAAAGCCAAAATCATCGACGTCACGCCGGGCCGGCTCCAGAACGCGCTCGCCGACGGCTCGATCTGCATCGTCGCGGGGTTCCAGGGCGTCTCCCAGGACTCCAAGGACATCACCACCCTCGGCCGGGGCGGGTCGGACACCACGGCGGTCGCCCTCGCGGCGGCGCTGGACGCCGACGTGTGCGAGATCTACACCGACGTCGACGGCGTGTTCACCGCGGACCCCCGCATCGTCCGGACGGCCCGGCAGATTCCGCGCATCTCCTACGAGGAGATGCTGGAGCTCGCCGCGTCCGGTGCCAAGATCCTGCACCTGCGCTGCGTCGAGTACGCGCGGCGCTACAACATTCCGATCCACGTGCGGTCCTCGTTCAGCCAGAAGGAAGGCACTTGGGTCGTCGCGAGCACTGAGGGGACCCAGGTGGAGAACGCGATCATCTCCGGCGTCGCGCACGACCGGAGCCAGGCCAAGATCACGGTCGTCGGCGTGCCCGACAAGGTCGGCGAGGCCGCCGGGATCTTCCGGCTGCTCGCCGAGGCCGAGATCAACCTCGACATGGTCGTGCAGAACGTGTCGGCGGCCGCCACCGGCAAGACCGACATCTCCTTCACGCTGCCCGCCGCCGACGGCCAGGCCGCGCTCGCCGCGCTGAACAAGGCGCAGGAGCGGATCGGCTTCGACTCCCTGCGGTTCGACGACCGCATCGGCAAGATCTCCCTGGTCGGCGCGGGCATGCGCTCGCACCCGGGCGTGACCGCCACCTACTTCGGCGCGATCGCCGACGCGGGCGTGAACATCGAGATGATCTCCACCTCGGAGATCCGCATCTCGGTGATCGTCGCCCAGGACGACATCGACACCGCGGTCGCCGCCGCGCACCGAGCTTTCGACCTCGACGCAGACCAGGTCGAGGCCGTCGTATACGGAGGTACCGGCCGATGA
- a CDS encoding NB-ARC domain-containing protein, with amino-acid sequence MTEFSPEAHGASRQVNIGAITGSTSFAFTPPEPKPEDLTPITAPLRAGHPLRGRDELLNDLVSGWKGAERVRVLHGMGGCGKTSIAAELAARVSPHTDVWWLSAVDNEQFYTGLRTLARSLGLSTDQLDTANYPDLLWNRLDAHPRRWLLIVDNADDADVLRIGGRRLSWGTSWLRPIRSPQGLVVVTSRDGGEDTWADWCTLHPVDVLSNDDAGQVLIDLAGSRSGDRESAAVLAERLGNLPLALHIAGSYLARTGRISPAFADPSALRTFNAYRDALDAGVLTLSFPVGPTDDLTPRPAGAVIGATWALSLDLLSVRGIAQAVRCSAFWPASPKRPSPTNSSSSPRCSRSPRTSPASRARPSGRRSSGSRTSGSSRWPSRPTRRPPGCRC; translated from the coding sequence ATGACCGAATTCTCGCCAGAGGCGCACGGCGCAAGCCGTCAAGTGAACATCGGGGCCATCACCGGCAGCACGTCCTTCGCGTTCACACCGCCCGAGCCGAAGCCCGAGGACCTCACCCCCATCACCGCCCCGCTGCGGGCCGGCCACCCCCTGCGCGGCCGCGACGAGTTGCTCAACGACCTCGTCTCGGGCTGGAAGGGCGCGGAACGCGTCAGGGTCCTGCACGGGATGGGCGGCTGCGGCAAGACCAGCATCGCGGCCGAGCTCGCCGCCAGGGTGAGCCCGCACACGGACGTCTGGTGGCTGTCGGCGGTCGACAACGAGCAGTTCTACACGGGGCTGCGCACCCTGGCCCGGTCCCTCGGCCTGTCCACCGACCAGCTCGACACCGCCAACTACCCCGACCTGCTGTGGAACCGCCTCGACGCGCACCCGCGGCGCTGGCTCCTCATCGTCGACAACGCCGACGACGCCGACGTGCTGCGGATCGGCGGACGCCGGCTGAGCTGGGGGACGAGCTGGCTGCGTCCCATCCGCTCCCCGCAGGGCCTCGTGGTGGTCACCTCCCGCGACGGCGGCGAGGACACCTGGGCCGACTGGTGCACCCTCCACCCCGTCGACGTGCTCTCCAACGACGACGCCGGGCAGGTGCTGATCGACCTCGCCGGAAGCCGCTCGGGCGACCGGGAGAGCGCGGCGGTCCTCGCCGAACGGCTCGGCAACCTTCCCCTCGCCCTGCACATTGCGGGCTCCTACCTCGCCAGGACCGGAAGGATCAGCCCCGCCTTCGCCGACCCGTCGGCGCTGCGTACGTTCAACGCCTATCGGGACGCCTTGGACGCCGGCGTACTGACGCTCTCCTTTCCCGTCGGCCCGACCGACGACCTCACGCCGCGCCCGGCCGGCGCCGTCATCGGGGCGACCTGGGCGCTGTCGCTCGACCTGCTCTCCGTGCGGGGCATCGCGCAGGCCGTCCGCTGCTCAGCCTTCTGGCCTGCTTCGCCGAAGCGCCCATCCCCTACGAACTCGTCCTCCTCCCCGAGGTGCTCGCGCAGTCCCCGCACTTCGCCGGCATCACGGGCGAGGCCCTCTGGGCGGCGCTCATCGGGCTCCAGGACTTCGGGCTCATCTCGATGGCCGAGCCGTCCGACCCGGAGGCCGCCCGGGTGCCGCTGCTGA
- a CDS encoding ATP-binding protein, whose translation MDATPSGMNRRNPFDTSPEAGHLPLCPWRRASHEGDYVAVDHSFQAYEQFTGALSGDPFGTGWLCVFKGPSGSGKTALMHRCASWLRRMGETSGAFQAEIIDFTDQVPPTFEALPVEQRVEFVARRVALRVAEFLGRTVESGPPDLVYAALSDLLLAQDEEDRRLVLVLLPPSELASELQHYRYLGRPGLVFMAEICTDETDAADALTSRYGLRTVPLELRTLDPEDGWKLVRERPPDEGSPKFPRPLVDAYMAAMASRGGSGISIKQLRSVLAGAFDVARARAHTTVSEEDLLDSYLGGVS comes from the coding sequence ATGGACGCGACCCCCTCAGGGATGAACCGCAGGAACCCGTTCGACACCTCGCCCGAAGCCGGGCATCTGCCGCTGTGCCCATGGCGACGTGCGTCGCATGAGGGGGATTATGTAGCGGTAGACCATAGTTTCCAGGCTTATGAGCAGTTCACCGGCGCCCTTTCCGGCGACCCATTCGGGACGGGCTGGCTGTGCGTCTTCAAAGGGCCGTCCGGGAGCGGCAAGACCGCGCTGATGCACCGCTGCGCGTCCTGGCTGCGCCGGATGGGCGAGACCTCGGGAGCCTTCCAGGCGGAGATCATCGACTTCACCGACCAGGTGCCGCCGACCTTCGAGGCGCTGCCCGTCGAGCAGCGGGTCGAGTTCGTCGCCCGGCGGGTCGCCCTGCGCGTCGCGGAGTTCCTCGGCCGGACCGTGGAATCCGGGCCGCCCGACCTGGTGTACGCGGCGCTGAGCGACCTCCTGCTGGCCCAGGACGAGGAGGACAGGAGACTCGTCCTCGTCCTGCTCCCTCCCTCCGAACTGGCCTCCGAGCTCCAGCACTACAGGTACCTGGGCCGTCCAGGGCTGGTCTTCATGGCCGAGATCTGCACCGACGAGACGGACGCGGCGGACGCCCTGACCTCCCGGTACGGGCTGCGCACGGTCCCCCTGGAGCTGCGCACCCTCGACCCGGAGGACGGCTGGAAGCTCGTCCGCGAAAGGCCGCCCGACGAGGGGAGCCCGAAGTTCCCGCGTCCGCTCGTCGACGCGTACATGGCGGCCATGGCGTCCCGGGGAGGATCCGGGATCTCCATCAAGCAGCTCCGCAGCGTCCTCGCCGGCGCCTTCGACGTGGCGCGCGCCCGCGCGCACACGACGGTCAGCGAGGAAGACCTCCTCGACTCCTATCTGGGCGGTGTGTCATGA
- a CDS encoding aspartate-semialdehyde dehydrogenase has protein sequence MSRKPTLAVVGATGAVGTVMLDILSTREDVYGEIRLIASPRSAGKKLTVRGEEVVVQALAPEVFDGVDIAMFDVPDEVSAVWAPIAAERGAVAVDNSGAFRMDPDVPLVVPEVNPDAAKARPKGIISNPNCTTLSMIVALGALHRQWGLAELVVASYQAASGAGQEGIDTLYSQIEKIAGNRELGQRAGDVRAVVGTEGPFPAPLALNVVPWAGSLKDGGWSSEELKVRNESRKILGLPGLKVSATCVRVPVITTHSLAVHAVFGSEVDQREAQAVLAAAPGVVLSDNPEAYEFPTPNDVVGTDPTWVGRVRRSLDDPKALDLFLCGDNLRKGAALNTAQIAELVATEFTS, from the coding sequence ATGAGCCGCAAGCCCACTCTCGCCGTCGTCGGCGCGACCGGTGCCGTCGGCACCGTCATGCTCGACATCCTGTCCACCCGCGAGGACGTCTACGGCGAGATCCGCCTGATCGCCTCGCCCCGCTCCGCGGGCAAGAAGCTCACCGTCCGCGGTGAGGAGGTCGTGGTCCAGGCCCTGGCCCCCGAGGTCTTCGACGGCGTCGACATCGCCATGTTCGACGTCCCCGACGAGGTCTCCGCGGTCTGGGCGCCGATCGCCGCCGAGCGCGGCGCCGTCGCGGTGGACAACTCCGGCGCCTTCCGGATGGACCCGGACGTGCCGCTGGTCGTCCCCGAGGTGAACCCGGACGCCGCCAAGGCGCGGCCCAAGGGCATCATCTCCAACCCGAACTGCACCACCCTGTCGATGATCGTCGCGCTGGGCGCGCTGCACCGGCAGTGGGGCCTTGCCGAACTCGTCGTCGCCTCCTACCAGGCGGCGTCCGGCGCGGGCCAGGAGGGCATCGACACCCTCTACTCCCAGATCGAGAAGATCGCCGGCAACCGCGAGCTGGGCCAGCGCGCGGGCGATGTGCGCGCGGTCGTCGGCACCGAGGGCCCGTTCCCGGCGCCGCTCGCGCTGAACGTCGTGCCGTGGGCGGGCTCGCTCAAGGACGGCGGCTGGTCTTCGGAGGAACTGAAGGTCCGCAACGAGTCCCGCAAGATCCTCGGCCTGCCCGGCCTGAAGGTCTCGGCGACCTGCGTGCGGGTCCCGGTCATCACCACCCACTCGCTGGCCGTCCACGCGGTCTTCGGATCAGAGGTCGACCAGCGCGAGGCCCAGGCCGTCCTGGCCGCCGCCCCGGGTGTCGTGCTCAGCGACAACCCCGAGGCGTACGAGTTCCCGACCCCGAACGACGTCGTCGGCACCGACCCCACCTGGGTCGGCCGCGTCCGCCGCTCGCTGGACGACCCGAAGGCGCTCGACCTCTTCCTGTGCGGAGACAACCTGCGCAAGGGCGCCGCCCTGAACACCGCGCAGATCGCCGAGCTCGTCGCCACGGAGTTCACCTCCTGA
- a CDS encoding tetratricopeptide repeat protein produces the protein MAEPSDPEAARVPLLSLHPIVRDTGQAMSPPGLFDLASTLLVHTTAQLKAPEVPDSWPAWGSLAPHVFGALQRTAHPFPAHLSTSAVMAVRYLNAAGLSHPAETKARSSLESLASFVGAEHPDALALRHGIARALAHQGHYAEAAAAYQDVLEPCLDALGSDHALTLATRHDIACVLAEQGHWAQAEAQLHEVLNTWLRLAGPDHPNLLPTRHEIARVMISQGDDAEAEREFRRILAVQLRLGEPDRPDALTTRHNIALAMARQQRHAEAEEELRAVLAARRVVLSPEHPDTLATRHGIAYVLAQQGEYAAAEDKYRDILSVREQVLGEHHPDTLGTRHEIANVVAAQDRYAEAEEDYRTILPIRAQVLGERHPDTLNTRHEIARMMALGGREDAAIGEFEAVLELSIDVLGADHPDTHSTRSWLARLPRPRPANA, from the coding sequence ATGGCCGAGCCGTCCGACCCGGAGGCCGCCCGGGTGCCGCTGCTGAGCCTGCACCCGATCGTCCGGGACACCGGGCAGGCGATGTCGCCTCCCGGGCTGTTCGACCTGGCGTCCACCCTGCTCGTCCACACGACGGCGCAGCTCAAGGCGCCGGAGGTGCCCGACTCCTGGCCCGCGTGGGGGTCGCTCGCCCCGCACGTCTTCGGAGCGCTCCAGCGGACCGCCCACCCGTTCCCCGCGCACCTGTCGACCTCGGCGGTCATGGCGGTCCGGTACCTGAACGCGGCAGGGCTCAGCCACCCCGCCGAGACGAAGGCGCGCAGCTCACTCGAATCGCTCGCCTCCTTCGTCGGGGCCGAGCATCCCGACGCGCTCGCGCTGCGGCACGGGATCGCCCGCGCGCTGGCCCATCAGGGGCACTACGCCGAGGCCGCCGCCGCCTACCAGGACGTCCTGGAACCCTGCCTCGACGCGCTGGGCAGCGACCACGCGCTGACCCTCGCCACCCGGCACGACATCGCCTGCGTCCTGGCCGAGCAGGGGCACTGGGCGCAGGCCGAGGCCCAGCTGCACGAGGTGCTGAACACCTGGCTGCGCCTGGCCGGACCCGACCACCCGAACCTGCTGCCGACCCGGCACGAGATCGCCCGGGTGATGATCAGCCAGGGCGACGACGCCGAGGCCGAGCGCGAGTTCCGGCGCATCCTGGCCGTCCAGCTCCGGCTGGGGGAACCCGACCGGCCCGACGCGCTCACCACCCGGCACAACATCGCGCTCGCGATGGCCAGGCAGCAGCGGCACGCCGAGGCCGAGGAGGAGCTGCGCGCGGTGCTCGCCGCGCGCAGAGTGGTGCTGAGCCCCGAGCATCCCGACACGCTCGCGACCCGGCACGGCATCGCCTACGTGCTCGCCCAGCAGGGTGAGTACGCCGCGGCCGAGGACAAGTACCGCGACATCCTGTCCGTCCGAGAGCAGGTGCTCGGCGAGCACCATCCCGACACGCTCGGCACCCGGCACGAGATCGCCAACGTCGTCGCCGCGCAGGACCGCTACGCCGAGGCCGAGGAGGATTACCGCACCATCCTCCCGATCCGGGCGCAGGTGCTCGGGGAGAGGCACCCCGACACGCTGAACACCCGGCACGAGATCGCCCGGATGATGGCGCTCGGCGGCCGTGAGGACGCCGCGATCGGCGAGTTCGAGGCGGTCCTCGAACTGAGCATCGACGTGCTGGGCGCCGACCACCCGGACACGCACAGCACCCGGAGCTGGCTCGCCAGGCTTCCCCGTCCCCGCCCGGCGAACGCCTGA